In one Mucilaginibacter ginsenosidivorax genomic region, the following are encoded:
- the treF gene encoding alpha,alpha-trehalase TreF: MRRLFLLAFLFFTISVKAQTLTPRQQFPGLFEAVQLGRIFPDNKTFVDAVPKQDPAMIMKAYQDEKDKPGFDIKTFVLAHFDMPVSHSSFQTDIEAGIRKHIDTLWHVLQRRPDEAKPFSSSLALPNPYIVPGGRFREIYYWDSYFTMLGLQESHQVKVIHNMVENFAYLIDKYGFIPNGNRAYYLTRSQPPFFAMMVNLLAKNEGEKVLIHFRPQLIKEYEYWMQGWEGLAANQASHRVVRMTGGELLNRYWDESDQPREESFVQDVTAGKETQQPLPQFYHNVRAAAASGWDFSTRWFDASGKLPAIQTTNLIPVDLNCLLYNLELTIARSLNQIYNGKLAKLYRERAARRKAAILKYCWNQKTGWFDDYNWQLNQLSTIPTLAAEFPLEFKIATDEQARLVAEGLKNNFLKAGGLVTTLNFSGQQWDAPNGWAPLQYMAIDGLENYHYNALAKEIATRWLRLNIRVFKQTGKLLEKYNVVDTKLTAGGGEYPLQDGFGWTNGVLLHLINRYHIDTEHESKDLPENQN; the protein is encoded by the coding sequence ATGAGAAGACTTTTTTTACTCGCGTTTTTATTTTTTACCATTAGCGTTAAAGCACAAACGCTAACACCGCGGCAACAATTTCCAGGCTTGTTTGAAGCCGTTCAGCTGGGCCGGATTTTTCCGGATAATAAAACTTTTGTAGATGCTGTGCCCAAACAGGATCCGGCCATGATCATGAAAGCTTACCAGGATGAAAAGGATAAACCTGGCTTTGATATTAAAACATTTGTACTGGCACATTTTGATATGCCGGTATCGCATAGCTCGTTTCAAACAGATATTGAAGCAGGTATCCGCAAACATATTGATACCTTATGGCATGTTTTACAGCGCCGGCCCGATGAGGCCAAGCCATTTTCGTCATCACTGGCTTTGCCAAACCCCTATATAGTACCGGGTGGCAGGTTCAGGGAAATTTACTACTGGGATTCGTACTTTACCATGCTGGGCCTGCAGGAAAGCCACCAGGTAAAGGTGATTCATAACATGGTTGAGAATTTTGCTTACCTGATTGACAAGTATGGTTTTATCCCCAACGGTAACCGGGCTTATTACCTTACCCGGTCGCAACCACCATTTTTTGCCATGATGGTAAACCTGCTGGCAAAAAATGAAGGAGAGAAAGTATTAATCCATTTCAGGCCGCAATTAATCAAAGAATATGAGTACTGGATGCAGGGCTGGGAAGGTTTGGCCGCTAACCAGGCCTCGCACAGGGTTGTGAGAATGACAGGCGGCGAACTTTTGAACCGTTACTGGGACGAAAGCGACCAGCCACGCGAGGAATCATTTGTACAGGATGTAACAGCCGGTAAAGAAACCCAACAACCGTTGCCACAATTTTACCATAACGTCAGGGCAGCCGCAGCCTCGGGCTGGGATTTTAGCACGCGCTGGTTTGATGCATCGGGCAAACTGCCAGCCATACAAACCACCAACCTGATACCGGTTGATCTGAATTGCTTGCTGTATAATCTTGAACTTACCATAGCCCGCAGCCTTAATCAAATTTATAATGGAAAGCTGGCCAAGCTATACCGCGAAAGGGCGGCCCGCCGTAAAGCCGCCATTTTAAAGTACTGCTGGAACCAAAAAACAGGCTGGTTTGATGATTACAACTGGCAGCTAAACCAGCTATCAACCATACCTACCCTGGCAGCCGAATTTCCGCTGGAATTTAAAATAGCTACTGATGAGCAGGCCCGCCTGGTAGCTGAGGGGTTAAAAAACAACTTCCTGAAAGCAGGGGGATTGGTTACTACCCTAAACTTCTCGGGCCAGCAGTGGGATGCACCAAATGGCTGGGCGCCTTTACAGTATATGGCCATTGATGGCCTGGAGAACTATCATTACAACGCCCTGGCCAAAGAAATTGCCACGCGCTGGCTACGGTTAAACATCAGGGTATTTAAACAAACGGGCAAACTGCTTGAAAAATATAATGTGGTTGATACCAAGCTTACCGCCGGCGGCGGCGAATACCCGTTACAGGACGGCTTCGGCTGGACCAACGGCGTGCTGCTGCACCTGATTAACCGTTACCATATTGATACCGAACATGAAAGCAAAGATTTGCCGGAAAATCAGAATTGA
- a CDS encoding glycoside hydrolase family 13 protein has protein sequence MKIFNPLIISAAFLLLGSNYSCAQNSLPHKDSLDRKWWKEAVVYQLYPRSFNDVDGDGIGDLKGIIAKLDYIKSLGVDAVWLNPIYGSPNDDNGYDVSDYRDIMKDFGTMADFDAMLKGMHARGIKLVMDLVVNHSSDEHEWFKKSRSSRNSPYREYYHWWNAEKGKPPYRYSLFDVNHDAWRYDSLTNAYYLHYFSRKQPDLNWENPKLRQEVYDIMKFWGDKGIDGFRLDAFQFAAKDTTFPAFPNGFEKNFTQYYGMQGNLHGYLQEMNQQVLSKYNVMSVAEGAGNTFEDAHNLVDADRNELNMAYAFEAVDIAKPDGYSVLHLKQIFTKWDSAFAAKGWLSIFLANHDQARLVTRFGNDSPEFRAVSSKMLTTFLMTMRGTPYYYNGDELGMTNAGFSKAEDYRDVQTLNEYQRQKNLGTDMQKYLQRMSFESRDNSRTPFQWNNSKNAGFSTGKPWIAVNPNYTTINVAAQEKDGNSTLNYFRKVVKLRKDNLALVYGKYTLLDGQNADTYSYTRELDGKKLLVLLNFTSNVATTNTGVDFSKANVLLGNYPQSSKNGTLKPYEAVVYELK, from the coding sequence ATGAAAATTTTTAACCCGCTTATCATAAGTGCTGCCTTTTTGCTATTGGGCAGTAATTACAGTTGTGCCCAAAACAGCCTGCCCCACAAAGACAGCCTTGACCGTAAATGGTGGAAAGAAGCTGTGGTTTACCAGCTTTATCCGCGCAGTTTTAATGATGTGGATGGCGATGGCATTGGCGATTTAAAAGGAATAATTGCAAAGCTTGATTATATAAAAAGTTTAGGCGTTGATGCCGTATGGCTTAACCCCATATATGGGTCGCCAAATGACGATAACGGTTATGATGTGAGCGACTACCGCGACATTATGAAAGATTTTGGCACCATGGCCGATTTTGATGCCATGCTTAAAGGCATGCATGCCCGCGGCATAAAACTGGTGATGGACCTGGTGGTAAACCATAGTAGTGATGAGCACGAATGGTTTAAAAAAAGCCGCAGTTCGCGCAATAGCCCTTACCGCGAATATTACCATTGGTGGAATGCCGAAAAAGGCAAACCGCCTTACCGTTATAGCCTTTTTGATGTAAACCATGATGCATGGCGGTATGATTCGCTTACCAATGCCTATTACCTGCATTATTTTTCGCGCAAGCAACCCGATCTTAACTGGGAAAACCCCAAGCTAAGGCAGGAAGTATACGATATTATGAAGTTTTGGGGCGATAAGGGGATTGATGGTTTCAGGCTGGATGCGTTCCAGTTTGCGGCAAAAGATACCACCTTCCCGGCTTTCCCGAATGGGTTTGAAAAAAACTTTACCCAATATTACGGTATGCAGGGTAACCTGCATGGTTACCTGCAGGAAATGAACCAGCAGGTTTTAAGCAAATACAATGTAATGAGCGTAGCCGAAGGGGCCGGCAATACGTTTGAAGATGCACACAATTTGGTTGATGCCGACAGGAATGAACTGAATATGGCTTATGCCTTTGAAGCCGTGGATATAGCTAAACCCGATGGCTATAGCGTGTTGCATTTAAAGCAGATATTTACTAAATGGGATAGCGCGTTTGCTGCAAAAGGATGGCTATCTATTTTCCTGGCCAATCATGACCAGGCGAGGCTGGTTACCCGGTTTGGTAACGATAGCCCGGAGTTTAGGGCGGTATCGTCAAAAATGCTGACAACGTTTTTAATGACCATGCGCGGTACCCCTTATTACTACAATGGCGACGAACTGGGAATGACCAACGCCGGGTTTAGCAAAGCCGAAGATTATCGTGATGTGCAAACCTTGAACGAATACCAGCGCCAGAAAAACCTGGGCACCGATATGCAAAAGTATTTACAGCGCATGAGTTTTGAAAGCAGGGACAATAGCCGCACACCCTTTCAATGGAACAATAGTAAAAATGCAGGCTTTTCGACCGGAAAACCATGGATTGCTGTAAATCCCAATTATACAACGATTAATGTAGCTGCCCAGGAAAAGGATGGCAATAGTACCCTTAACTATTTCAGGAAAGTTGTAAAATTACGCAAAGATAATCTTGCATTGGTATATGGTAAATACACCTTGCTTGATGGCCAAAACGCCGATACTTACAGCTATACCAGGGAACTGGATGGTAAAAAATTGCTGGTATTATTAAATTTTACAAGCAATGTGGCCACAACCAACACCGGGGTAGATTTTAGTAAAGCCAATGTTTTATTGGGTAATTACCCTCAATCTTCAAAAAACGGAACGCTTAAACCTTATGAAGCGGTAGTTTACGAACTGAAATAA
- a CDS encoding carboxymuconolactone decarboxylase family protein — translation MKQRLNVFEKGQGAMKALYGLGIYLAKSPVEQPLLNLIYFRVSQVNGCAYCLDMHSKDLRANGETEQRLYMLNAWREAPFYTDRERAALAWAEALTKITGGPVPDEIYATAREQFTEEELVDLTLAVITINSYNRVNLAFPNVAAVGTYKVGAHAVQ, via the coding sequence ATGAAACAACGACTCAATGTTTTTGAAAAAGGCCAGGGCGCTATGAAAGCTTTGTATGGACTGGGCATTTACCTGGCTAAGTCGCCGGTTGAGCAACCGCTTTTAAATTTAATTTATTTCAGGGTATCGCAGGTTAACGGTTGTGCCTATTGCCTGGATATGCACTCAAAAGACCTGCGTGCTAATGGCGAAACCGAACAACGCCTGTATATGTTAAATGCCTGGCGGGAAGCCCCTTTTTACACCGATAGGGAACGCGCCGCATTGGCGTGGGCCGAAGCTTTGACAAAAATTACAGGTGGCCCCGTACCCGACGAAATTTACGCAACAGCCCGCGAACAGTTTACCGAGGAGGAGTTGGTTGATTTAACTTTGGCTGTTATCACCATTAACAGCTACAATCGCGTTAACCTTGCATTCCCTAATGTGGCCGCTGTTGGTACGTACAAAGTTGGCGCACACGCTGTTCAATAA
- a CDS encoding quinone oxidoreductase family protein translates to MKAAVMYQKGELPQYVDFPEPAIQNSDELLVTVKAVAIKHFDKGHAAGKHYSSNEPAASGRVIGGDGVCLLEDGTRVYGMAISGMLAEKATIHKDRIVKIPDELDDAAAAALPNAVIGAAMGLQFKAGIKPGDVVLVNGATGFTGRVAVQIAKHYGAKRVIVTGRNQKSLDDLLTMGGDEAVSVLQDDEQFMARIKAIHAQTPIDVIIDYLWGHIAEMILACLKGDGSFTNKIRYVSVGSMAGDIIQLSAANLRSVDLQLTGSGLGAWSKQEVSQLFTGILPEMFALAAEGKLKVDTINVKLEDIAELWNLDVPDGQRLVVTI, encoded by the coding sequence ATGAAAGCAGCAGTAATGTATCAAAAAGGGGAATTACCTCAATATGTTGATTTTCCGGAGCCGGCAATTCAAAATAGCGATGAGCTATTGGTAACTGTAAAAGCAGTAGCCATTAAACACTTTGATAAAGGGCACGCCGCCGGCAAACACTATTCAAGCAATGAGCCCGCGGCAAGCGGCCGGGTAATTGGAGGCGACGGCGTTTGCCTGCTGGAAGATGGAACGCGGGTATACGGCATGGCAATAAGCGGTATGCTGGCTGAAAAAGCGACCATTCATAAAGACCGGATAGTAAAAATACCCGATGAACTTGATGATGCGGCTGCAGCAGCCTTACCCAACGCCGTAATAGGCGCGGCAATGGGTTTACAGTTTAAAGCCGGTATTAAGCCGGGCGATGTGGTGCTGGTAAATGGCGCTACCGGTTTTACAGGCCGGGTAGCCGTTCAAATTGCCAAACATTATGGTGCAAAAAGAGTGATTGTAACCGGCAGAAATCAAAAATCGCTTGATGACTTGCTGACGATGGGTGGCGATGAGGCGGTTTCTGTTTTGCAGGATGATGAACAATTTATGGCCCGTATTAAGGCTATACACGCACAAACACCCATTGACGTTATTATAGATTACCTGTGGGGCCATATCGCCGAAATGATACTTGCCTGTTTAAAGGGCGACGGTTCATTTACAAACAAGATTCGGTATGTATCGGTTGGCAGCATGGCGGGTGATATCATCCAGTTATCTGCCGCCAATTTGCGGAGCGTCGATCTTCAGCTCACCGGATCGGGGCTTGGTGCCTGGTCAAAACAGGAGGTTAGCCAGCTTTTTACAGGCATACTACCCGAAATGTTTGCCCTTGCAGCCGAAGGGAAACTAAAAGTAGATACCATCAACGTTAAACTCGAAGACATTGCCGAGCTTTGGAATTTAGATGTACCCGACGGGCAGCGACTGGTTGTAACTATTTGA
- a CDS encoding Crp/Fnr family transcriptional regulator has protein sequence MIFHFKNKFPQLNPFWDKYLEYQKRLEVPAKTILLEEGKVSQNYIFIEKGCVRAFFYNKGDDKTVQFFFEDEGLASLESFVNNTPSAFTVETIEPSIVYLLPKQYVTQLMDELSREPDFAQLTLRLSAARQSHYINELVSFIRDTPEERYQKLLSERPHIVQRVPQHYIASYLGISKVHLSRIKSKLAKGKLHF, from the coding sequence ATGATTTTCCATTTCAAAAATAAGTTCCCTCAATTGAATCCTTTTTGGGATAAGTACCTGGAATATCAGAAACGGTTGGAGGTACCGGCAAAAACCATTTTGCTGGAAGAAGGAAAGGTATCACAAAATTATATTTTTATTGAAAAAGGCTGTGTGCGCGCATTTTTTTACAACAAGGGGGACGACAAAACTGTACAATTCTTTTTTGAGGATGAAGGCCTCGCTTCGCTCGAAAGTTTTGTCAATAATACTCCAAGTGCGTTCACGGTTGAAACTATAGAGCCCTCCATAGTTTATTTACTTCCCAAACAATATGTAACTCAATTGATGGATGAACTAAGCCGGGAGCCCGATTTTGCACAGTTGACCCTTCGGCTATCTGCCGCCAGGCAATCCCATTACATCAATGAACTTGTTTCTTTCATCAGGGATACGCCCGAAGAGCGTTATCAAAAACTGCTGAGCGAAAGGCCTCATATTGTACAGCGGGTACCGCAACACTATATCGCATCATACTTGGGTATCAGCAAAGTACACTTAAGCCGTATTAAAAGCAAGCTTGCAAAAGGCAAATTACATTTCTGA
- a CDS encoding VOC family protein: MKIESVIPILYSDDVARSLAYYTQVLGFEEQWTWDDPPTFGGALTGDTTIFFCKGDQGHAGTWLCLNVDNVDEYYAAIKEKGAIILSPPEDKPWFMREMLVKDPDGHFLRVGHNISCD, encoded by the coding sequence ATGAAAATAGAATCGGTTATCCCCATACTTTATTCTGATGATGTTGCACGCAGCCTGGCCTATTATACACAGGTACTGGGTTTTGAAGAACAATGGACATGGGACGACCCGCCAACATTTGGCGGCGCGTTGACAGGTGACACCACCATCTTTTTTTGCAAAGGCGACCAGGGCCATGCCGGAACATGGCTTTGCCTTAATGTTGATAATGTGGATGAATATTATGCCGCTATTAAAGAAAAAGGTGCTATAATTTTATCGCCCCCCGAAGATAAACCCTGGTTTATGCGCGAGATGCTGGTAAAAGACCCCGATGGGCACTTTTTGCGGGTGGGTCACAATATCAGTTGCGATTAG
- a CDS encoding VOC family protein, translated as MASQTTKSPNVTQAVPFFMITEMERSLHFYVEGLGFTLINQWVPKDKIEWCWLQRGGGALMLQTLHKDMPGRGLGISVCFQCQDALALYHEFERHGLNPNEPFVGNNMWVVTIKDPDGYNLDFESPTNVPEETKYSDWKNE; from the coding sequence ATGGCCAGTCAAACCACCAAATCTCCCAATGTTACGCAAGCAGTGCCATTTTTTATGATCACCGAAATGGAGCGGTCATTACACTTTTATGTGGAAGGATTAGGCTTTACGCTGATTAATCAATGGGTACCAAAAGATAAAATAGAATGGTGCTGGCTTCAGCGCGGCGGCGGTGCTCTTATGCTGCAAACCCTGCATAAGGACATGCCCGGGCGAGGTTTGGGGATATCTGTTTGCTTTCAGTGCCAGGATGCGCTGGCATTGTATCACGAGTTTGAGCGGCATGGCCTTAACCCCAATGAGCCTTTTGTTGGAAACAATATGTGGGTTGTTACCATAAAGGATCCCGACGGCTATAACCTGGATTTTGAAAGCCCGACAAATGTACCGGAGGAAACTAAATATTCGGACTGGAAAAATGAATAA
- a CDS encoding DUF2461 domain-containing protein: protein MSQPVLPVSAIDFLNDLKNNNNREWFTAHKEFYQQQLGFVEGFVDAILANLNLHDVIETPTGKKSMHRIYRDTRFGKDKTPYKTNWSGSFRRATKYRRGGYYYHFEPGNTFIACGFWAPNPPDLKRIRDDIAFDDKPLRKIINSPVFIKSFGTLRGETVKTTPKGYPPDHEAIDLLRYKQYLVVHRFTDEEFLSAGFFESVCQALRDMRPFLDYMSEVLVTDINGMVD from the coding sequence ATGAGTCAACCAGTATTGCCCGTTTCTGCTATCGACTTTTTAAACGACCTGAAAAATAACAATAACCGGGAATGGTTTACCGCGCATAAGGAGTTTTACCAGCAACAGCTTGGTTTTGTGGAAGGCTTTGTGGATGCCATACTGGCCAACTTAAACCTGCACGATGTTATTGAAACGCCAACCGGCAAAAAAAGCATGCACCGCATTTACCGCGATACCCGGTTTGGTAAAGATAAAACTCCTTATAAAACCAATTGGAGCGGCAGTTTCAGGCGCGCCACCAAATACAGGCGCGGCGGCTACTATTACCATTTTGAGCCCGGAAACACCTTTATTGCCTGCGGATTTTGGGCGCCCAACCCGCCCGATTTAAAACGCATCAGGGATGACATTGCTTTTGATGATAAGCCGTTGCGCAAAATCATCAACAGCCCGGTTTTTATCAAAAGCTTTGGCACCTTACGCGGCGAAACCGTGAAAACCACCCCCAAAGGTTACCCCCCCGATCATGAAGCTATCGACTTGTTGCGGTACAAGCAATACCTGGTTGTACACCGCTTTACCGATGAAGAATTTTTGAGTGCCGGCTTTTTTGAAAGTGTTTGCCAGGCATTACGGGATATGCGCCCCTTTTTAGATTATATGAGCGAGGTGTTAGTGACGGATATTAATGGGATGGTTGATTAG
- a CDS encoding metallophosphoesterase produces MKKRVPAIVLLWLIIDVYFFAAVQTLTANTTIYLAYWLFDGLLGATIVFSAFTGKTKVISWLMALMLLSFVPKLIGSIVLLLEDVTRLVRGFPPHSVGVSQFVLIIAGVFFLLLLFGVTRGRHYYKVRRETLYFPDLPEEFDGFTITQLSDIHSGSFSDAEGVQKGLDLVNAQKSDMILFTGDLVNNHAAEMDPWIPAFAKLEAPYGKYSVLGNHDYGDYMRWDNVNDKHANLQRLKNVHKEIGFRLLLNESLTIDKNGESLALIGVENWGKGGFHKYGDLEKAAARVPNDAFKVLMSHDPSHWDAVTMGHHQHVHLTLSGHTHGAQFGFELFGFKWSPIKYVYKQWAGLYEQSGKYLYVNRGFGFLGLKGRIGIWPEIAVLTLRRK; encoded by the coding sequence ATGAAGAAAAGAGTCCCTGCCATTGTATTGCTATGGCTTATCATTGATGTTTATTTTTTTGCGGCGGTACAAACCCTTACCGCCAATACAACGATTTACCTGGCTTACTGGCTTTTTGATGGCTTGCTGGGCGCCACTATCGTTTTCAGCGCCTTTACAGGTAAAACGAAAGTTATATCGTGGTTAATGGCATTAATGCTGTTATCATTTGTGCCCAAACTTATTGGTAGCATTGTTTTATTACTGGAGGATGTTACGCGCCTTGTCCGTGGCTTTCCGCCGCATAGCGTGGGCGTAAGCCAGTTTGTGCTTATTATAGCCGGCGTATTTTTCCTGCTGCTGCTGTTTGGTGTTACCCGCGGCCGCCATTATTACAAAGTAAGGCGCGAAACATTGTACTTCCCCGATTTGCCCGAAGAATTTGATGGTTTTACCATCACCCAGTTATCCGATATTCATTCCGGCAGTTTCAGCGATGCCGAGGGTGTACAAAAAGGCCTCGACCTGGTGAATGCCCAAAAAAGCGATATGATATTATTTACCGGCGACCTGGTAAACAACCATGCTGCCGAAATGGATCCATGGATACCGGCCTTTGCCAAACTGGAAGCCCCTTATGGCAAATATTCGGTACTGGGCAACCATGATTATGGCGATTATATGCGCTGGGATAATGTGAACGACAAACATGCCAACCTGCAGCGGCTGAAAAACGTGCACAAAGAAATAGGCTTCCGCCTGCTTTTAAATGAATCGTTAACCATCGATAAAAACGGCGAGTCGCTGGCACTTATCGGGGTAGAGAACTGGGGTAAGGGCGGTTTTCATAAATATGGCGATTTGGAAAAGGCCGCCGCGCGCGTGCCGAATGATGCTTTTAAAGTACTGATGTCGCATGATCCATCGCATTGGGATGCGGTAACTATGGGTCACCACCAGCACGTTCACCTTACTTTGTCTGGCCACACGCACGGTGCACAATTTGGCTTTGAATTGTTTGGCTTTAAGTGGAGCCCCATTAAGTATGTGTACAAGCAATGGGCCGGTTTGTATGAACAAAGCGGCAAATATTTATATGTAAACCGTGGCTTCGGTTTCCTTGGGCTGAAAGGCCGTATTGGCATCTGGCCCGAAATTGCTGTGCTTACTTTAAGGCGTAAATAG
- a CDS encoding LytR/AlgR family response regulator transcription factor, with amino-acid sequence MIAIAIDDEPIALDVVKSHAAKVPFIELKETFTNAFDALTYLQKNKTDLLFLDIKMPDISGIDFLSSIANPPMVIFTTAYSEHAVKSFELDAVDYLLKPFSLPRFLKACNKAHELYILRSKSGGGEEETAAIFIKDGYEQIKVKLNEILFIEAAGNYTKIYLQGNSSLSTRMTITDMLLMLPAKKFIRTHRAFIVARDKISRFDRAQININEHSIPIGATYDVFRALSS; translated from the coding sequence ATGATAGCCATCGCCATTGATGATGAACCCATAGCACTTGATGTAGTAAAATCGCATGCGGCCAAAGTTCCCTTTATTGAACTGAAGGAAACATTTACTAATGCATTTGACGCGCTAACCTATCTGCAAAAAAACAAAACAGATTTGCTATTTCTCGATATTAAAATGCCCGATATCAGCGGAATTGATTTTTTAAGCAGCATCGCTAACCCGCCTATGGTTATTTTCACCACTGCGTACTCCGAACATGCTGTAAAAAGCTTTGAGCTGGACGCCGTTGATTACCTACTTAAACCGTTTTCGTTACCCCGTTTCTTAAAGGCATGTAACAAAGCTCATGAGTTGTATATTTTGCGCAGCAAATCCGGCGGAGGAGAAGAAGAGACAGCAGCTATATTTATAAAAGATGGGTACGAGCAGATTAAAGTTAAGCTGAATGAGATTTTATTTATTGAGGCTGCCGGCAACTATACTAAAATATACCTGCAGGGCAATAGCTCATTAAGTACCCGGATGACCATTACCGATATGCTGCTGATGCTGCCTGCCAAAAAGTTTATCCGTACGCACCGGGCCTTTATAGTTGCCCGCGATAAAATCAGCCGGTTTGACAGGGCGCAAATCAATATCAACGAGCACAGCATTCCCATTGGGGCTACTTATGACGTATTCCGTGCTTTGTCATCCTAA
- a CDS encoding sensor histidine kinase gives MFKQITFKFKNDVTRIEFWVVTGCIIVALLLSIFDVVRDNQITANNMLRAGQQFIAPTALSTTLMPVLFSYLVTFIIYLLLCFYLAPAFEGEGGDTLKGSLFIFIFIVLCYLAGIISIYFTALLALKILFIYFNRNRQNSDSALYYEAALLTASWILINVGLLYLSTPPTLRLYASFDAAAAVVLYLYAMYVLLPAEKLKNKNILYYLFRMFLLALLSSLVLYLICLAFEGGNGLTRPAAIFVLVINVGDDGNIATLVFLNFLTQLFIITPVARNIYKRRNAKKDEEIKTLKTELGQSDANLNFLKSQINPHFLFNALNTLYGTALQENAERTSEGIQKLGDMMRFMLEENVRDKILLSRDIDYLKNYILLQKLRTSASSSIIIETQIEDYQGSLMITPMLLIPFVENAFKHGISLQNPSHIKVTLQTDINTLYFDVHNSIHIRHDNDPEKGQSGIGLENVKQRLALLYPNRHDLVIRENAREFFIHLTVQLDINN, from the coding sequence ATGTTTAAGCAAATAACCTTTAAGTTTAAAAACGATGTAACCCGGATTGAGTTTTGGGTGGTAACCGGCTGCATTATAGTTGCACTGCTGCTTTCGATATTTGATGTTGTTAGGGATAACCAAATAACAGCCAATAACATGCTGCGGGCGGGGCAGCAATTTATTGCCCCCACAGCATTGAGTACCACACTTATGCCCGTATTGTTTAGTTACCTGGTAACGTTTATCATCTATCTGCTGCTTTGCTTTTACCTTGCCCCGGCTTTTGAGGGCGAAGGCGGAGATACGCTAAAAGGCTCGCTGTTCATTTTTATTTTTATAGTGCTCTGTTATTTAGCAGGAATAATAAGCATATACTTCACAGCCTTACTCGCCCTTAAAATACTGTTCATTTATTTTAACCGCAATCGCCAAAACAGCGATAGCGCTTTATATTATGAAGCCGCTTTACTTACCGCATCGTGGATATTAATTAATGTTGGTTTACTGTATTTATCTACACCACCTACCCTGCGGCTTTATGCTTCGTTCGATGCTGCCGCCGCCGTTGTTTTATACCTGTATGCCATGTATGTGCTGCTGCCGGCCGAGAAGTTAAAAAACAAGAATATCCTCTATTATCTCTTCCGCATGTTCCTGCTTGCTTTGCTCTCATCCCTGGTGTTGTATCTTATTTGCCTGGCTTTTGAAGGGGGGAACGGATTAACCAGGCCCGCGGCAATATTTGTGCTGGTTATTAACGTTGGCGACGATGGAAACATAGCCACATTGGTTTTTCTCAATTTTTTAACACAGTTATTTATTATAACGCCGGTGGCCCGCAATATTTATAAAAGGCGCAACGCTAAAAAAGACGAGGAAATTAAAACGCTTAAAACCGAACTTGGCCAATCGGATGCTAACCTTAACTTTTTAAAATCGCAAATTAACCCGCACTTTTTATTCAACGCGCTGAATACACTTTATGGCACTGCCCTGCAAGAGAATGCCGAGCGTACCAGCGAAGGCATTCAAAAACTGGGCGATATGATGCGTTTTATGCTGGAAGAGAACGTGCGCGACAAAATTCTGTTATCGCGGGATATTGATTATCTTAAAAACTATATCCTGCTACAAAAACTGCGCACTTCTGCTTCATCGTCTATCATTATTGAAACCCAGATTGAGGACTACCAGGGCTCGCTCATGATAACCCCAATGCTGCTGATTCCGTTTGTGGAGAATGCTTTTAAACATGGTATAAGCCTGCAAAACCCATCGCACATAAAAGTTACCCTGCAAACCGATATCAATACGCTTTACTTTGATGTGCACAACAGCATCCACATACGCCATGACAACGACCCCGAGAAAGGACAAAGCGGTATTGGGCTCGAGAATGTAAAACAAAGGCTTGCGCTGCTTTATCCAAACCGCCACGATCTGGTTATCCGCGAGAACGCCAGGGAGTTTTTTATACACTTGACGGTGCAGCTTGATATTAATAATTAA